One region of Pseudomonas alvandae genomic DNA includes:
- the bfr gene encoding bacterioferritin has protein sequence MQGHPDVIDYLNTLLTGELAARDQYFIHSRMYEDWGFTELYERINHEMEEEAQHADALMRRILMLEGTPRMRPDDLDVGTTVPDMLAADLRLEYKVRAALCKGIELCEQHNDYVTREILRIQLNDTEEDHTYWLEKQLGLIKLIGLENYLQSQF, from the coding sequence ATGCAAGGTCACCCAGACGTAATCGATTACCTCAACACGTTGCTGACCGGCGAGCTGGCAGCCCGTGATCAATATTTCATCCATTCGCGGATGTACGAGGATTGGGGTTTTACCGAGCTCTACGAACGTATCAACCATGAGATGGAAGAAGAGGCACAGCACGCTGATGCGTTGATGCGCAGGATCCTTATGCTCGAAGGCACGCCGCGCATGCGCCCGGACGACCTAGACGTCGGGACCACCGTGCCCGACATGCTCGCCGCCGACCTTCGCCTGGAATACAAGGTTCGCGCCGCGCTGTGCAAAGGCATTGAGTTATGCGAGCAGCACAACGACTACGTGACCCGCGAGATCCTGCGTATCCAGCTCAACGATACCGAAGAAGATCATACCTACTGGCTGGAGAAGCAGTTGGGCCTGATCAAGCTGATCGGATTGGAAAATTACCTGCAGTCGCAGTTCTGA
- a CDS encoding catalase yields MSQIKTLTTASGAPVADNQNSRSAGPRGPLLLDDFHLIEKLAHFNRENIPERRVHAKGSGAYGTFTVTRDITQYTSAKLFDSVGKQTPTFLRFSTVGGERGSADTERDPRGFALKFYTEEGNWDIVGNNTPVFFIRDPLKFPDFIHTQKRLPQSNLKSAQMMWDFWSHSPEALHQITILFSDRGIPDGYRHMHGFGSHTYSLINAQGERHWVKWHYKTKQGIKNLAPAEAARLAGTDPDYAQRDLFNAIERGDFPKWSVCIQIMTEAQAAGHYENPFDVTKTWSQKEFPLIEVGELELNRNPLNYFAEVEQAAFGPSNMVPGVGLSPDRMLQGRVFAYADAHRYRVGTNHQQLPVNAPRSPVNTYQRDGAMAFGSNGGAAPNYEPNSHVEAPKQAPHYAEPALALSGAADRYDHREDTDYYSHAGALFRLMSDEQKALLISNVAGAMGGVSADVVDRQLQHFFKADAAYGEGIAKALGVQLN; encoded by the coding sequence ATGAGCCAGATAAAAACGCTTACGACCGCCAGCGGCGCTCCTGTCGCCGATAACCAGAACTCTCGCTCCGCCGGCCCACGTGGCCCGCTGCTGCTCGATGATTTCCACCTGATCGAGAAGCTTGCTCATTTCAACCGCGAAAACATTCCCGAACGCCGCGTGCACGCGAAAGGGTCAGGTGCATACGGCACCTTCACCGTAACCCGTGATATCACCCAATACACCAGCGCGAAGCTGTTCGATTCGGTGGGCAAGCAGACGCCGACTTTCCTTCGCTTCTCCACCGTTGGCGGTGAGCGCGGCTCCGCTGACACCGAGCGCGATCCACGCGGTTTCGCCTTGAAGTTCTACACAGAAGAAGGCAACTGGGACATCGTTGGCAACAACACGCCTGTATTCTTCATCCGCGATCCGCTGAAATTTCCGGACTTCATCCACACGCAAAAACGCTTGCCGCAAAGCAATCTCAAAAGCGCGCAGATGATGTGGGATTTTTGGTCGCACTCTCCAGAGGCGCTGCACCAGATCACCATCCTGTTCTCTGATCGCGGCATTCCTGACGGCTACCGCCACATGCACGGCTTCGGCAGTCATACCTATAGCCTGATCAATGCCCAAGGTGAGCGTCACTGGGTGAAATGGCACTACAAGACCAAGCAGGGGATCAAGAACCTGGCACCGGCCGAGGCCGCTCGCCTGGCGGGTACCGACCCGGATTATGCCCAGCGCGATTTGTTCAATGCGATCGAGCGCGGTGATTTCCCGAAATGGAGCGTCTGCATCCAGATCATGACCGAGGCTCAGGCTGCGGGTCATTACGAGAACCCGTTCGATGTGACCAAGACCTGGTCACAGAAGGAATTCCCGCTGATCGAAGTCGGTGAGCTCGAACTCAATCGCAATCCGCTGAACTACTTTGCCGAGGTGGAGCAAGCGGCATTCGGGCCGAGCAACATGGTGCCGGGTGTGGGTCTTTCGCCTGATCGCATGCTGCAGGGCCGCGTATTTGCCTACGCCGATGCACACCGCTACCGCGTGGGTACCAATCACCAGCAATTGCCGGTGAATGCGCCGCGCAGCCCGGTCAATACCTACCAGCGTGACGGCGCGATGGCGTTCGGCAGCAATGGTGGCGCGGCTCCCAACTACGAGCCTAACAGCCATGTCGAAGCGCCGAAGCAGGCACCGCATTATGCGGAGCCGGCATTGGCCCTCAGCGGTGCGGCGGATCGTTATGATCACCGCGAAGACACTGACTACTACAGCCACGCTGGCGCGCTGTTCCGCTTGATGAGCGACGAGCAGAAAGCGCTGCTGATCAGCAACGTTGCTGGCGCGATGGGTGGCGTTTCGGCGGATGTGGTTGATCGCCAACTGCAGCATTTCTTCAAGGCAGACGCTGCTTACGGAGAAGGTATCGCAAAGGCGCTGGGCGTACAGCTTAACTAA
- the rplQ gene encoding 50S ribosomal protein L17, with amino-acid sequence MRHRKSGRHLSRTSSHRKAMFQNMAVSLFEHELIKTTLPKAKELRRVAEPLITLAKTDSLANRRLAFDRTRSKAIVGKLFNDLGKRYATREGGYLRILKCGFRAGDNAPMAYVELVDRATAGEAVSAE; translated from the coding sequence ATGCGTCATCGTAAAAGTGGTCGTCACCTGAGCCGCACCAGCTCGCACCGCAAGGCCATGTTTCAAAACATGGCGGTGTCGCTGTTCGAGCACGAGCTGATCAAAACTACACTGCCGAAAGCCAAAGAACTGCGCCGCGTTGCCGAGCCGCTGATCACTCTGGCCAAGACAGACAGCCTGGCTAACCGCCGCCTGGCTTTCGACCGTACTCGTTCGAAAGCTATCGTTGGTAAGCTCTTCAACGACCTGGGCAAGCGTTACGCTACCCGTGAGGGTGGCTACCTGCGCATCCTCAAGTGCGGTTTCCGCGCTGGCGACAACGCGCCTATGGCGTACGTCGAGTTGGTTGATCGTGCTACTGCCGGCGAAGCTGTAAGCGCCGAGTAA
- a CDS encoding DNA-directed RNA polymerase subunit alpha — translation MQISVNEFLTPRHIDVQVVSPTRAKITLEPLERGFGHTLGNALRRILLSSMPGCAVVEAEIDGVLHEYSAIEGVQEDVIEILLNLKGLAIKLHGRDEVTLTLSKKGSGVVTAADIQLDHDVEIVNPDHVIANLASNGALNMKLTVARGRGYEPADSRQSDEDESRSIGRLQLDSSFSPVRRIAYVVENARVEQRTNLDKLVIDLETNGTLDPEEAIRRAATILQQQLAAFVDLKGDSEPVVVEQEDEIDPILLRPVDDLELTVRSANCLKAENIYYIGDLIQRTEVELLKTPNLGKKSLTEIKDVLASRGLSLGMRLDNWPPASLKKDDKATA, via the coding sequence ATGCAGATTTCGGTAAATGAGTTCCTGACACCCCGCCATATTGATGTGCAGGTTGTCAGTCCAACCCGCGCCAAGATCACACTCGAGCCTCTCGAGCGTGGTTTCGGCCACACCCTGGGCAACGCGCTGCGCCGCATCCTGTTGTCCTCAATGCCCGGCTGTGCAGTAGTCGAGGCCGAGATTGACGGTGTGCTCCACGAGTACAGCGCCATCGAAGGTGTACAGGAAGACGTAATTGAAATCCTGTTGAACCTTAAAGGTCTGGCTATCAAGCTGCACGGTCGTGACGAAGTTACGCTGACCTTGTCGAAGAAGGGTTCGGGGGTGGTTACCGCTGCCGATATTCAGCTGGATCATGATGTCGAGATCGTTAACCCCGATCACGTAATCGCTAACCTGGCGTCTAACGGCGCCCTGAACATGAAGCTCACCGTAGCTCGTGGTCGTGGTTATGAACCGGCAGACTCGCGTCAGAGCGATGAAGACGAAAGCCGCAGCATCGGTCGCTTGCAGCTTGACTCTTCGTTCAGCCCGGTTCGCCGTATCGCATACGTGGTGGAAAACGCCCGTGTCGAACAGCGTACCAACCTGGACAAGCTGGTTATTGATCTGGAAACCAACGGTACCCTGGATCCTGAAGAGGCTATCCGTCGTGCAGCAACCATCCTGCAACAGCAGTTGGCTGCGTTCGTCGACCTCAAAGGTGACAGTGAGCCAGTGGTTGTCGAGCAGGAAGACGAGATCGATCCGATCCTGCTTCGCCCGGTTGACGATCTGGAACTGACTGTACGTTCGGCTAACTGCCTTAAGGCGGAAAACATCTACTACATCGGCGACCTGATTCAGCGTACCGAAGTAGAGCTGTTGAAGACTCCGAACCTTGGCAAGAAATCCTTGACTGAAATCAAGGACGTTCTGGCCTCCCGCGGTCTGTCCCTCGGCATGCGCCTCGACAACTGGCCGCCTGCAAGTCTTAAGAAGGACGACAAGGCGACTGCCTGA
- the rpsD gene encoding 30S ribosomal protein S4: protein MARYIGPKCKLARREGTDLFLKSGVRAIESKCNIEAAPGIHGQRRGRQSDYGTQLREKQKVRRIYGVLERQFSGYYKEAAGKKGATGENLLQLLECRLDNVVYRMGFGSTRAESRQLVSHKSISVNGQTVNVPSYQVRAGDVVAVREKAKNQLRIVQALDLCAQRGRVEWVEVDTEKKSGVFKNVPARSDLSADINESLIVELYSK from the coding sequence ATGGCTCGTTACATTGGTCCAAAATGCAAACTCGCTCGTCGCGAAGGCACCGATCTCTTCCTGAAGAGCGGCGTGCGCGCGATCGAATCGAAGTGCAACATTGAAGCAGCACCTGGTATCCACGGCCAACGCCGCGGTCGCCAGTCCGACTACGGCACCCAACTGCGTGAAAAGCAGAAGGTCCGTCGTATCTACGGCGTTCTCGAGCGTCAATTCAGCGGCTACTACAAAGAAGCTGCTGGCAAGAAAGGCGCAACCGGCGAAAACCTGTTGCAACTGCTCGAATGCCGCCTGGACAACGTTGTATACCGTATGGGTTTCGGTTCTACTCGTGCCGAATCCCGTCAGCTGGTATCGCACAAGTCGATCAGCGTTAACGGCCAGACCGTAAACGTTCCGTCCTACCAGGTTCGTGCTGGTGACGTGGTTGCTGTTCGCGAGAAAGCAAAGAACCAACTTCGCATTGTCCAAGCTCTCGATCTGTGTGCCCAACGTGGCCGCGTAGAATGGGTAGAAGTAGACACTGAGAAGAAGTCGGGCGTTTTCAAGAACGTTCCTGCTCGCAGTGATCTGTCCGCCGACATCAACGAAAGCCTGATTGTCGAGCTCTACTCCAAGTAA
- the rpsK gene encoding 30S ribosomal protein S11 translates to MAKPAARPRKKVKKTVVDGIAHIHASFNNTIVTITDRQGNALSWATSGGSGFRGSRKSTPFAAQVAAERAGQAALEYGLKNLDVNVKGPGPGRESAVRALNGCGYKIASITDVTPIPHNGCRPPKKRRV, encoded by the coding sequence ATGGCAAAACCTGCTGCTCGTCCTCGTAAAAAAGTTAAAAAGACAGTGGTTGATGGCATCGCCCACATCCATGCTTCTTTTAACAACACCATCGTGACCATTACCGACCGTCAAGGTAACGCTCTTTCCTGGGCTACCTCCGGTGGTTCGGGTTTCCGCGGTTCCCGCAAGTCCACCCCGTTCGCTGCTCAAGTAGCTGCTGAGCGTGCTGGTCAAGCTGCGCTGGAATACGGCCTGAAAAACCTCGACGTCAACGTCAAAGGTCCAGGTCCAGGTCGTGAATCCGCAGTCCGCGCTTTGAACGGCTGTGGCTACAAGATCGCCAGCATCACCGACGTGACGCCAATCCCGCACAACGGGTGCCGTCCGCCGAAGAAGCGCCGCGTGTAA
- the rpsM gene encoding 30S ribosomal protein S13, with translation MARIAGVNIPDNKHTVISLTYIYGVGRTTAQKICAVTGVNPAAKIKDLSDEQIEQLRGEVAKFTTEGDLRREINMKIKRLMDLGCYRGLRHRRGLPVRGQRTKTNARTRKGPRKPIRK, from the coding sequence ATGGCCCGTATTGCAGGCGTCAACATTCCAGATAACAAGCATACTGTTATCTCGCTGACCTACATCTATGGTGTTGGTCGCACTACTGCACAGAAAATTTGTGCAGTGACTGGGGTTAACCCAGCGGCAAAGATCAAGGATCTGAGCGACGAGCAAATTGAACAGCTGCGTGGCGAAGTGGCGAAGTTCACCACTGAAGGTGACCTGCGTCGCGAAATCAACATGAAAATCAAGCGCTTGATGGACCTCGGTTGCTATCGCGGTCTGCGTCATCGTCGTGGTCTGCCAGTACGCGGTCAGCGTACCAAGACCAACGCGCGTACCCGTAAAGGTCCGCGTAAGCCGATCCGCAAGTAA
- the rpmJ gene encoding 50S ribosomal protein L36 produces MKVRASVKKLCRNCKIIRREGVVRVICSAEPRHKQRQG; encoded by the coding sequence ATGAAAGTTCGTGCATCGGTGAAAAAGCTGTGCCGTAACTGCAAGATTATTCGCCGCGAAGGTGTTGTTCGGGTAATTTGCAGCGCGGAACCGCGTCACAAACAGCGCCAAGGCTGA
- the secY gene encoding preprotein translocase subunit SecY → MAKQGALSALGKGGMSELWARLRFLFLAIIVYRIGAHIPVPGINPDRLADLFRQNEGTILSLFNMFSGGALERMSIFALGIMPYISASIIMQLMTAVSPQLEQLKKEGEAGRRKISQYTRYGTVVLALVQAIGMSIGLAGQGVSFTGDFSFHFVAVTTFVAGAMFMMWLGEQITERGVGNGISMLIFAGIVAGLPRAIGQSFESARQGDINIFALVAIGLLAVAIIGFVVFIERGQRRIAVHYAKRQQGRKVFAAQTSHLPLKVNMAGVIPAIFASSILLFPASLGAWFGQSEGMGWLQDISQSIAPGQPLNILLFSAGIIFFCFFYTALMFNPKDVAENLKKSGAFIPGIRPGEQSARYIDGVLTRLTMFGALYMTAVCLLPQFLVVAANVPFYLGGTSLLIVVVVVMDFMSQVQSHLVSHQYESLMKKANLKGYGSGMLR, encoded by the coding sequence ATGGCTAAGCAAGGTGCTCTCTCTGCGCTCGGCAAAGGCGGTATGTCTGAACTCTGGGCTCGTCTGCGTTTTCTGTTCCTGGCGATTATCGTCTACCGAATAGGCGCACACATCCCGGTTCCAGGTATCAACCCGGACCGACTCGCGGACCTGTTTCGACAGAATGAGGGGACCATTCTTAGCTTGTTCAACATGTTTTCCGGCGGCGCGCTGGAACGGATGAGCATTTTTGCATTGGGGATCATGCCGTACATCTCGGCATCGATCATCATGCAGTTGATGACCGCCGTCAGCCCGCAGCTGGAGCAGTTGAAGAAGGAAGGTGAAGCTGGCCGTCGCAAGATCAGCCAGTACACCCGCTACGGCACTGTCGTCCTCGCTCTCGTTCAAGCCATTGGCATGTCCATTGGCCTGGCTGGGCAGGGCGTATCGTTCACTGGTGACTTTAGCTTCCATTTCGTTGCGGTAACCACGTTTGTGGCGGGCGCAATGTTCATGATGTGGCTGGGTGAGCAGATTACTGAGCGTGGTGTTGGCAACGGTATCTCGATGTTGATTTTCGCAGGTATCGTCGCCGGTCTTCCGAGAGCAATCGGGCAGTCTTTCGAGTCTGCGCGTCAGGGCGATATCAACATTTTTGCCTTGGTTGCCATCGGTTTGCTGGCAGTAGCGATTATCGGTTTCGTGGTGTTCATTGAGCGTGGCCAGCGTCGTATTGCTGTTCACTACGCCAAGCGTCAGCAGGGCCGCAAGGTGTTTGCTGCGCAGACCAGCCACTTGCCGTTGAAGGTGAACATGGCCGGCGTTATCCCGGCCATTTTCGCGAGCAGCATCCTGCTGTTCCCGGCTTCGTTGGGTGCCTGGTTCGGCCAGTCTGAAGGTATGGGCTGGTTGCAGGACATCTCGCAGTCGATCGCTCCTGGTCAGCCGTTGAATATTCTGCTGTTTAGTGCAGGGATTATTTTCTTCTGCTTCTTCTATACGGCGTTGATGTTCAATCCGAAAGACGTAGCGGAAAACCTGAAGAAGTCCGGTGCCTTTATTCCGGGCATCCGTCCTGGTGAGCAGTCTGCGCGCTACATTGATGGCGTTCTGACTCGCTTGACCATGTTCGGTGCTCTTTACATGACGGCCGTCTGCCTGCTTCCCCAGTTCCTGGTGGTTGCGGCAAACGTACCGTTCTACCTTGGCGGGACCTCGTTGCTGATCGTGGTCGTGGTTGTGATGGACTTCATGTCCCAAGTACAATCGCACCTCGTTTCGCACCAGTACGAATCCCTGATGAAGAAAGCCAACCTGAAGGGCTACGGCAGCGGCATGTTGCGCTGA
- the rplO gene encoding 50S ribosomal protein L15 yields the protein MKLNDLSPAPGSRREKHRPGRGIGSGLGKTGGRGHKGQTSRSGGTIAPGFEGGQQPLHRRLPKFGFVSLKAMDRAEVRLSELAKVDGDIVTVQSLKDANVINQNVQRVKIMLSGEVARAVTIGKGIGATKGARAAIEAAGGKFEE from the coding sequence ATGAAACTCAATGATCTGAGTCCAGCGCCGGGTTCCCGTCGCGAAAAGCATCGTCCGGGCCGTGGTATCGGTAGTGGTTTGGGCAAGACCGGTGGCCGTGGCCACAAAGGTCAGACCTCCCGCTCCGGTGGCACTATTGCTCCAGGCTTTGAAGGCGGTCAACAGCCGCTGCATCGTCGCCTGCCGAAGTTCGGTTTCGTTTCCCTGAAAGCCATGGACCGCGCAGAAGTGCGTCTGTCCGAACTGGCCAAAGTGGACGGCGACATCGTCACCGTGCAGTCCCTGAAGGATGCCAACGTGATCAACCAGAACGTACAGCGTGTGAAAATCATGCTGTCGGGCGAAGTTGCTCGTGCTGTCACCATCGGAAAGGGAATCGGCGCCACCAAAGGTGCGCGTGCGGCTATCGAAGCAGCTGGCGGCAAGTTCGAGGAATAA
- the rpmD gene encoding 50S ribosomal protein L30: MATVKVTLIKSMTGRIPNHKLCVKGLGLRRIGHTVEVLDTPENRGMINKAYYMLRVEG, translated from the coding sequence ATGGCTACCGTAAAAGTTACGCTGATCAAAAGCATGACCGGCCGCATCCCTAACCACAAACTGTGCGTTAAGGGTCTGGGTCTGCGTCGCATCGGTCACACTGTAGAAGTCCTGGATACTCCCGAGAATCGCGGGATGATCAACAAGGCTTACTACATGCTGCGTGTCGAGGGTTAA
- the rpsE gene encoding 30S ribosomal protein S5 produces the protein MSNNDQKRDEGYIEKLVQVNRVAKTVKGGRIFTFTALTVVGDGKGRVGFGRGKSREVPAAIQKAMEAARRNMIQVDLNGTTLQYAMKSAHGASKVYMQPASEGTGIIAGGAMRAVLEVAGVQNVLAKCYGSTNPVNVVHATFKGLKAMQSPESIAAKRGKSVKEIF, from the coding sequence ATGTCAAATAACGACCAAAAGCGCGACGAAGGCTACATCGAGAAGCTGGTTCAAGTTAACCGCGTAGCCAAAACCGTTAAAGGCGGCCGTATCTTCACTTTCACCGCGTTGACCGTGGTGGGTGATGGTAAGGGCCGTGTTGGCTTCGGCCGTGGCAAGTCGCGTGAAGTGCCTGCTGCGATCCAGAAGGCAATGGAAGCTGCTCGCCGCAACATGATCCAGGTTGATCTGAACGGCACCACTCTGCAGTACGCAATGAAGTCCGCCCATGGCGCTTCGAAGGTGTACATGCAGCCTGCTTCTGAAGGTACCGGTATCATCGCTGGCGGCGCTATGCGTGCTGTCCTCGAAGTTGCTGGCGTTCAGAACGTTCTGGCCAAGTGCTACGGCTCGACTAACCCTGTAAACGTGGTTCACGCCACTTTCAAGGGTTTGAAAGCAATGCAGTCTCCTGAATCCATTGCCGCCAAGCGTGGCAAAAGCGTCAAGGAGATCTTCTGA
- the rplR gene encoding 50S ribosomal protein L18, giving the protein MTDKKVTRLRRARKARLKMHELEVVRLCVFRSSQHIYAQVISADGNKVLASASTLDKELRDGATGNIDAATKVGQLVATRAKAAGVSQVAFDRSGFKYHGRVKALADAAREAGLEF; this is encoded by the coding sequence ATGACCGACAAAAAAGTTACTCGACTGCGTCGCGCTCGCAAAGCACGCCTGAAAATGCACGAACTCGAAGTCGTGCGTCTCTGCGTGTTCCGCTCGTCGCAGCACATCTACGCCCAGGTCATTTCGGCCGACGGCAACAAAGTCCTGGCAAGTGCCTCGACTTTGGATAAAGAACTGCGTGATGGTGCCACTGGCAACATCGACGCGGCCACTAAGGTTGGCCAGCTGGTCGCTACGCGTGCTAAAGCCGCTGGCGTCTCGCAGGTGGCTTTCGACCGCTCTGGCTTCAAGTACCACGGCCGCGTCAAGGCGCTGGCTGATGCTGCTCGTGAAGCTGGGCTGGAGTTCTAA
- the rplF gene encoding 50S ribosomal protein L6: MSRVAKNPVKLPAGVEVKFAGQQLSVKGAKGTLQLNIHSSVEIVEEAGELRFAARNGDQQTRAMAGTTRALVNNMVQGVSQGFERKLQLVGVGYKAQAKGTVLNLALGFSHPVDYELPEGITAETPSQTDILIKGIDKQLVGQVAAEIRDFRPPEPYKGKGVRYADEVVRRKEAKKK; encoded by the coding sequence ATGTCACGCGTCGCTAAGAACCCCGTTAAGCTGCCAGCCGGTGTCGAAGTCAAATTCGCAGGCCAACAGCTTTCGGTGAAGGGTGCCAAGGGCACTCTGCAACTGAACATCCATTCGTCCGTTGAGATCGTTGAAGAAGCTGGTGAGCTGCGTTTCGCTGCTCGCAATGGCGATCAACAGACTCGCGCAATGGCTGGTACCACTCGTGCGTTGGTAAACAACATGGTCCAAGGCGTAAGCCAAGGCTTCGAGCGCAAGCTCCAGCTGGTCGGTGTTGGTTACAAAGCGCAAGCAAAAGGCACAGTGCTGAACCTGGCTCTTGGCTTCTCGCACCCAGTGGATTATGAACTGCCGGAAGGCATCACCGCTGAGACTCCTAGCCAGACCGATATCCTGATCAAGGGCATCGACAAGCAGCTGGTAGGTCAAGTGGCCGCCGAGATCCGCGACTTCCGTCCACCAGAGCCGTACAAAGGCAAGGGTGTGCGCTACGCGGACGAAGTCGTCCGTCGTAAAGAAGCCAAGAAGAAGTAG
- the rpsH gene encoding 30S ribosomal protein S8: MSMQDPLADMLTRIRNAQMAEKSVVSMPSSTLKVAVAKVLKDEGYIAGYQISSEIKPLLSIELKYFEGRPVIEEVKRVSRPGLRQYKSVEDLPKVRGGLGVSIVSTNKGVMTDRAARAAGVGGEVLCTVF; this comes from the coding sequence ATGAGTATGCAGGACCCGTTAGCGGACATGCTAACTCGTATCCGTAATGCCCAGATGGCTGAAAAGTCCGTCGTAAGCATGCCATCTTCTACTTTGAAGGTAGCTGTTGCCAAAGTCCTGAAGGACGAAGGTTACATTGCGGGTTATCAGATCAGCAGCGAAATCAAGCCTCTGCTGTCCATCGAGCTGAAGTACTTCGAAGGCCGTCCGGTCATCGAGGAAGTGAAGCGCGTTAGCCGTCCTGGCCTGCGTCAGTACAAGTCCGTTGAGGATCTGCCGAAAGTTCGTGGCGGCCTGGGCGTGTCTATCGTCTCCACCAACAAAGGTGTGATGACGGATCGTGCTGCGCGCGCTGCCGGTGTCGGCGGCGAAGTTCTTTGCACTGTGTTCTAA
- the rpsN gene encoding 30S ribosomal protein S14, translating to MAKKSMKNRELKRQLTVAKYATKRAALKAIIVDLNASPEARWEATVALQKQPRDASASRMRNRCRLTGRPHGVYRKFGLGRNMLRQAAMRGDVPGLVKASW from the coding sequence ATGGCCAAGAAGAGCATGAAGAACCGTGAGCTGAAGCGTCAGCTCACCGTTGCCAAGTACGCCACCAAGCGTGCAGCGCTGAAAGCTATCATCGTTGATCTGAACGCAAGTCCAGAAGCGCGTTGGGAAGCTACCGTAGCACTGCAGAAGCAGCCACGTGACGCGAGCGCTTCGCGCATGCGTAACCGCTGCCGCCTGACTGGTCGTCCGCACGGCGTGTACCGCAAGTTCGGCCTCGGCCGTAACATGCTGCGTCAAGCTGCTATGCGTGGTGACGTTCCAGGTCTGGTTAAAGCCAGCTGGTAA
- the rplE gene encoding 50S ribosomal protein L5: MARLKEIYRKEIAPKLKEELKLSNVMEVPRVTKITLNMGLGEAIGDKKVIEHAVADLEKITGQKVVVTYARKSIAGFKVREGWPIGVKVTLRRERMYEFLDRLLSISLPRVRDFRGLNAKSFDGRGNYSMGVKEQIIFPEIDYDKIDALRGLDITLTTTARTDEEGRALLRAFKFPFRN; encoded by the coding sequence ATGGCACGACTAAAAGAGATTTACCGGAAGGAAATCGCACCGAAACTTAAGGAAGAACTTAAGCTTTCGAACGTGATGGAAGTTCCGCGCGTTACCAAAATCACCCTGAACATGGGTCTGGGCGAAGCGATCGGCGACAAAAAAGTCATCGAGCACGCTGTTGCTGACCTGGAAAAGATCACCGGCCAGAAAGTCGTCGTGACCTACGCTCGGAAATCCATCGCTGGCTTTAAAGTCCGTGAAGGTTGGCCGATCGGCGTCAAGGTGACCCTGCGCCGTGAGCGTATGTACGAGTTCCTGGATCGTCTGCTGTCGATCTCCCTGCCTCGGGTTCGCGACTTCCGCGGCCTGAATGCCAAGTCCTTCGATGGTCGTGGCAACTACAGCATGGGCGTAAAAGAGCAGATCATTTTCCCGGAAATCGATTACGACAAGATCGATGCTCTCCGCGGTCTGGACATTACCCTGACCACCACTGCTCGGACGGATGAAGAAGGTCGCGCATTGCTGCGTGCTTTCAAATTCCCGTTCCGCAACTGA
- the rplX gene encoding 50S ribosomal protein L24 produces MQKIRRDDEIIVIAGKDKGKRGKVLKVLADNRLVVGGLNLVKRHTKPNPMSGVQGGIVEKEAPLHASNVAIFNGETNKADRVGFKVEDGKKIRVFKSTQKAVDA; encoded by the coding sequence ATGCAAAAGATTCGTCGTGACGACGAGATCATCGTGATCGCCGGCAAAGACAAGGGTAAGCGCGGTAAGGTGCTGAAGGTTCTTGCTGACAACCGTCTGGTTGTTGGTGGTCTGAACCTGGTCAAGCGTCATACCAAGCCTAACCCGATGTCGGGCGTACAGGGCGGTATCGTCGAGAAAGAAGCGCCACTGCACGCTTCCAACGTCGCCATTTTCAACGGCGAAACCAACAAGGCTGACCGCGTTGGTTTCAAAGTAGAAGACGGTAAGAAAATTCGTGTCTTCAAGTCGACCCAAAAAGCGGTTGATGCTTGA
- the rplN gene encoding 50S ribosomal protein L14, which produces MIQTQSMLDVADNSGARRVMCIKVLGGSHRRYAGIGDIIKVTVKEAIPRGKVKKGQVMTAVVVRTRHGVRRADGSIIRFDGNAAVLLNNKQEPIGTRIFGPVTRELRTEKFMKIVSLAPEVL; this is translated from the coding sequence ATGATTCAGACTCAATCCATGCTCGATGTGGCCGATAACAGCGGCGCTCGCCGCGTTATGTGCATCAAGGTGCTGGGTGGCTCCCATCGTCGTTACGCTGGTATCGGTGACATCATCAAAGTTACCGTCAAGGAAGCAATTCCTCGCGGTAAGGTGAAGAAAGGTCAAGTGATGACTGCTGTTGTAGTCCGCACTCGCCACGGTGTTCGTCGTGCTGACGGCTCCATCATCCGCTTTGATGGCAACGCTGCTGTTCTGTTGAACAACAAGCAAGAGCCAATCGGCACCCGTATCTTTGGGCCAGTGACCCGTGAACTTCGTACTGAGAAGTTCATGAAGATCGTCTCGCTCGCCCCAGAAGTGCTGTAA